The following are encoded together in the Humulus lupulus chromosome 5, drHumLupu1.1, whole genome shotgun sequence genome:
- the LOC133778242 gene encoding uncharacterized protein LOC133778242 gives MSADVARAHGGDAGGDPPPDPTRIPTTCDSRIPTKRKGRGAAIGKDLEERQRKNGKPLEVTFCPRSYKVVGGEHAAFVRLVGTQIKTKVPGHYGSWELVPQQYKDQVLAIIQYYYQIAGREDFLKCLNGIDREMKDRYRNRKTLRHEHFEKYYNGPEDWDKVLNNPTDDVNKEEWKQICQLFTSPQFIARSIKNKENRKKQKYSTTQGTKSLAAVRFEKTNPDLIESWKDYHWKKSKNDFVNDDARQDYEKLKTDFELRTQQTSTDASNNDSLSSVDQVEVLQKVLGQRRGHERVVGRKLKGSGSRSGSRSSSTQHSHFSESQVPPHHSREYIENLENNLQKLTDQVNFLTQYFVPSFRPPNVQMPHVPDSDNTSRASSSQPPAPTHPSMYGAAPSYHMVPPYMYGATSYPCPIPPSSQPSYPYMYGAGSSTLPPQYPWPMPPLQQSQPQPPQQPQQEDNGEEDEATDLGD, from the exons ATGTCAGCAGATGTGGCTAGAGCTCACGGTGGAGACGCTGGCGGTGATCCTCCACCggatcctactaggatcccgactACATGCGACTCAA gaaTCCCAACTAAGAGAAAGGGTCGTGGCGCAGCTATTGGAAAAGATCTAGAAGAGAGGCAGCGTAAAAATGGAAAACCACTGGAAGTAACGTTTTGCCCACGATCCTACAAGGTTGTTGGGGGCGAGCACGCTGCTTTTGTCCGCCTTGTGGGAACCCAAATTAAAACGAAAGTTCCCGGACATTACGGTTCATGGGAATTAGTGCCTCAACAATACAAGGATCAGGTCCTTGCCATAATTCAG tactattatcaaatagcgggccgcgaggatttcttaaagtgtttaaatggtatcgatcgagagatgaaagaccgataccgtaataggaaaacactaagacacgaacactttgagaaatactacaatggaCCGGAGGATTGGGATAAGGTTCTAAACAACCCAACCGATGATGTTAACAAGGAGGAGTGGAAGCAGATTtgtcagttatttacaagtcCACAATTTATTGCGCGCTCCATAAAGAATAAGGAAAATCGGAAGAAACAAAAGTATTCTACAACACAGGGTACAAAATCGCTGGCAGCCGTCCGTTTTGAAAAA ACGAACCCGGACCTCATTGAGTCATGGAAGGATTATCATTGGAAGAAATCAAAAAATGATTTCGTGAACGATGATGCtcgccaagattat GAAAAACTGAAGACTGATTTTGAGTTACGAACTCAGCAAACATCCActgatgcttctaataatgatagTCTGTCATCAGTTGATCAGGTGGAGGTGCTACAAAAAGTATTAGGCCAAAGGCGTGGACATGAGCGAGTAGTAGGCCGCAAATTGAAGGGGTCGGGGTCGAGGTCGGGGTCGAGGTCATCATCTACCCAACACTCTCACTTCAGCGAGTctcaagttcctcctcatcattcaagagaatatatagaaaatCTGGAGAATAATTTACAGAAATTGACTGATCAAGTTAATTTCTTAACTCAATATTTTGTACCTTCATTTCGTCCACCAAACGTTCAGATGCCGCATGTGCCTGATAGTGACAATACTTCTAGGGCTtcgtcttctcaacctccagctccaaCTCATCCTTCTATGTACGGGGCAGCGCCGTCTTATCATATGGTACCTCCATATATGTACGGAGCAACATCTTATCCGTGTCCGATTCCACCGTCCTCCCAGCCAtcgtatccctacatgtatggagctggatcgtccacattacctccccaatatccttGGCCGATGCCGCCACTGCAGCAATCACAACCACAGCCACCGCAACAACCACAACAAGAAGACAATGGGGAGGAGGACGAGGCAACTGATTTAGGAGAttaa
- the LOC133778240 gene encoding flavonoid 3'-monooxygenase CYP75B137-like, which yields MIIKENYNSTSLFFTLSAILVLIWYARKYIKAKNLNPSPLPPGPRGLPMVGNLLSLEPELHSYFASLSQTYGPILKLRLGSKLKIIVTSPSLAREVLKENDIVFANRDVPNVTRSSAYGVTDIVWTSYGPEWRMLRKVCVLKMLSNATLDSVYSLRRRAVRRGVSQLYNRVESPVDVGEHVFFSILNLIMNMLWGGTVDGDEGASVGAEFREIVSGITELLSKPNISDFFPGLAWFDFQGISKRNLELTRSFDKIFDRMISIRMNIEKDGGNGRNDFLQFLLRLKDEEDSKTPLTITHVKSLLLDMVVGGTDTSSNAIEFAMAEIMNEPEIMKKAQKELEAVVGKDNIVEESHLSKLPYLQAVMKETLRLHPTLPLLVPHSPSETCVVGGYSVPKGCGVIVNVWAIHRDPSNWENPLKFEPERFLKDSPKWDFTGSDLKYFPFGSGRRNCAGIAMAERMVMYSLATLLHSFDWEVPHGQKLDLSERFGIVMKKKIPLVAIPTPRLSDPALYE from the exons ATGATAAtcaaagaaaattacaactctacaAGTCTCTTCTTCACTCTATCAGCCATCTTAGTTCTAATTTGGTATGCACGGAAGTACATCAAAGCCAAGAACCTCAACCCCTCACCTTTGCCACCAGGCCCACGAGGCTTACCAATGGTGGGCAACCTTCTGAGCCTCGAACCAGAGCTCCACTCCTACTTCGCCAGCCTCTCACAGACCTACGGTCCAATCCTAAAGCTCCGCCTAGGTAGCAAACTCAAGATCATCGTCACCTCTCCTAGTTTGGCCCGCGAAGTGCTCAAAGAGAATGATATCGTTTTCGCCAACCGGGACGTGCCCAACGTAACCCGAAGCTCGGCCTACGGCGTGACCGACATTGTGTGGACATCATACGGCCCGGAATGGCGGATGTTGAGAAAAGTCTGCGTCTTAAAGATGCTTAGCAACGCCACGTTGGACTCAGTTTACTCTCTTCGCCGCCGGGCTGTCCGGAGAGGCGTGAGTCAGTTGTACAATCGTGTTGAGTCGCCCGTTGACGTGGGTGAACATGTTTTCTTTAGCATACTTAACTTGATAATGAACATGCTTTGGGGTGGCACGGTGGATGGTGACGAAGGGGCCAGTGTTGGTGCGGAGTTTAGGGAGATTGTCTCCGGAATTACTGAGCTTCTGTCCAAACCCAACATCTCGGACTTCTTTCCGGGACTGGCCTGGTTTGACTTTCAGGGGATATCTAAGAGGAATCTTGAGTTGACCCGAAGTTTTGATAAGATTTTTGATAGGATGATTAGTATAAGGATGAATATTGAGAAAGATGGTGGGAATGGAAGAAATGATTTCTTGCAGTTTTTGCTGAGATTGAAAGATGAAGAAGATTCCAAGACTCCCTTGACCATAACCCATGTCAAATCTTTGCTCTTG GATATGGTAGTTGGGGGGACTGATACATCATCCAATGCAATTGAGTTTGCCATGGCAGAGATCATGAACGAACCAGAAATTATGAAGAAAGCCCAGAAAGAGTTAGAAGCCGTAGTTGGAAAAGACAACATAGTAGAGGAATCCCACCTTTCGAAATTACCATATTTACAAGCTGTGATGAAAGAAACCCTACGCTTGCACCCAACTTTGCCACTTTTAGTGCCACATTCCCCAAGTGAAACATGCGTTGTGGGAGGGTACTCGGTTCCCAAAGGGTGTGGAGTTATTGTCAATGTATGGGCTATTCATAGAGACCCTTCTAACTGGGAAAATCCATTGAAGTTTGAGCCAGAGAGATTCTTAAAGGACAGTCCTAAGTGGGACTTCACTGGAAGTGACTTGAAGTATTTCCCATTTGGGTCTGGCAGAAGAAATTGCGCAGGAATAGCTATGGCTGAGAGGATGGTGATGTATTCTCTGGCTACCCTTTTGCATTCTTTTGATTGGGAAGTCCCTCATGGTCAAAAGTTGGATCTTTCGGAGAGATTTGGTATTGTCATGAAGAAGAAGATACCACTTGTTGCTATTCCTACTCCAAGATTATCTGATCCAGCCCTTTATGAGTAG